The following proteins are encoded in a genomic region of Neomonachus schauinslandi chromosome 7, ASM220157v2, whole genome shotgun sequence:
- the ANKRD34B gene encoding ankyrin repeat domain-containing protein 34B: MDEGVEISSDGNSLIKAVHQSRLRLTRLLLEGGAYINESNDRGETPLMIACKTKHVDHQSVSKAKMVKYLLENNADPNIQDKSGKTALMHACLEKAGPEVVSLLLNSGADLSLQDHSSYSALVYAINSEDRETLKVLLSACKAKGKEVIIITTAKSPSGRHTTKQYLNMPPVDIDGCHSPASCATPSEIDIKTASLPLSHSSETEMTLFGFKGLEPSGSSDDTQDPGSPMRKPAMASNGPKLPQAPTWIKSPPLLMHQNRVASLQEELQDITPEEELSYKTNALALSKRFITRHQSIDIKDTAHLLRAFDQASSRKMSYDEINHQSFFSEGSQQCIEIPADPDPDSNQTIFASTLRSIVQKRNSGANHYSSDSQLSAGLTPTTLEDGKALIGKKKIFSPSPSLLSGPKELLENISPGPLSRRNHALLERRGSGAFSLDHNITQARSGFLPPLNVNPHPPISDLHANNKISSLLSCGQKVLMPIVPMFPKEFKSKKMLLRRQSLQTEQIKQLVNF; the protein is encoded by the coding sequence ATGGATGAAGGTGTAGAAATTTCAAGTGATGGAAATTCCCTCATCAAAGCAGTCCATCAGAGCCGGCTTCGCCTCACAAGACTCTTGCTAGAAGGTGGTGCCTACATTAATGAGAGCAATGACCGTGGGGAAACCCCTTTAATGATTGCTTGTAAGACCAAACATGTTGATCACCAGAGTGTCAGTAAAGCCAAAATGGTTAAATACCTGTTAGAAAACAACGCTGATCCCAACATACAGGACAAATCTGGGAAAACTGCTTTGATGCACGCTTGCTTAGAAAAAGCTGGTCCTGAAGTTGTTTCCTTGCTCCTAAACAGTGGGGCTGATCTCAGCTTGCAAGACCATTCTAGTTATTCAGCCCTTGTTTATGCTATAAATTCAGAGGATAGAGAAACCCTGAAAGTTCTACTTAGCGCTTGCAAGGCAAAAGGGAAAGAGGTCATTATCATAACAACAGCTAAATCACCCTCTGGTAGGCACACTACCAAACAGTACTTAAATATGCCTCCTGTAGATATAGATGGGTGTCATTCCCCAGCCTCCTGTGCCACTCCTTCAGAAATAGACATAAAAACAGCCTCATTGCCACTTTCAcattcttctgaaactgaaaTGACACTTTTTGGCTTTAAAGGTCTGGAGCCCTCAGGAAGTAGTGATGATACGCAGGACCCAGGCTCCCCTATGAGGAAGCCTGCTATGGCCTCTAATGGGCCCAAGCTACCCCAGGCTCCAACTTGGATCAAGAGTCCTCCCTTATTAATGCACCAAAACAGAGTGGCCTCCTTGCAAGAGGAGCTCCAGGATATTACTCCAGAGGAAGAATTATCCTACAAAACCAATGCGCTGGCACTTTCCAAGCGATTCATTACTAGGCACCAAAGTATTGATATAAAAGACACTGCACATTTGCTAAGAGCCTTTGATCAGGCCAGCTCAAGAAAGATGTCATACGATGAAATAAATCATCAGTCATTTTTTTCAGAAGGAAGCCAGCAATGCATTGAAATCCCTGCTGACCCAGATCCAGACTCTAACCAGACAATCTTTGCTTCCACCTTAAGAAGTATAGTTCAAAAAAGAAACTCAGGGGCAAATCACTACAGCTCTGATTCCCAGCTCTCGGCTGGTCTTACCCCTACAACTCTAGAAGATGGCAAAGCActtataggaaagaaaaaaatcttctcaCCATCTCCTTCCCTGTTGTCAGGGCCCAAAGAATTGCTGGAGAATATCTCACCAGGTCCCTTGAGCAGGAGAAATCATGCACTTTTAGAAAGGCGTGGTTCAGGAGCTTTCTCTTTAGATCACAATATTACTCAAGCCAGATCAGGATTTCTGCCACCCTTAAACGTGAATCCTCACCCCCCCATCTCAGATCTCCATGCCAATAACAAGATTTCCAGCCTCCTTTCTTGTGGTCAAAAAGTGCTTATGCCAATAGTTCCTATGTTCCCTAAAgaattcaaaagtaaaaaaatgttgTTAAGGAGACAATCATTGCAAACAGAACAAATTAAGCAATtagtaaatttttaa